A window of Lacibacter sediminis contains these coding sequences:
- a CDS encoding MFS transporter produces the protein MESSSQKLSVKEKVGYSLGDLAANLVFQTLVTYLAYFYTDIYGLDTNHASALMLIVGLVAAFAFNPIIGAIADRTVSKWGKFRPWILFTAVPLGVIALLAFSTPDFSYKGKVIYAVVTYTLLLLLYAANNLPYSALSGVITGDMKERNSMSAYRFVAVMFAQFFVQVFMLPIIVAAGGGDKAVGIEKVMTWLAIIGTVMLLITFFTTRERIVPKPEQKSSLKEDLADLFKNRPWVIMLVLTILVFITLAMKGGSYVYYFKNYVDKERLTEFITPILNGFSNVGINFFGEDPVSAGFGLFNAGGIIFMIVGIGFSKRLADKYGKRDVFGVALVISTLFIFLFYFFSATSVELMFGSQILHGFFYGITIPLLWAMIADVADYSEWKNNRRATAIIFSAMMVGLKTGLSVGNALLTWILGLFNYAANSETAQTATAIEGTKLLVSVFPSIPFLLGAGLLFFYEINKKMETQIENDLKIRRA, from the coding sequence ATGGAATCATCATCACAAAAATTATCGGTAAAGGAAAAGGTAGGATACAGTTTAGGCGATCTTGCTGCCAATCTCGTGTTTCAAACACTTGTAACCTACTTGGCCTATTTCTATACAGATATCTATGGCCTCGATACCAACCACGCATCGGCATTAATGTTAATCGTGGGCTTGGTCGCTGCTTTTGCTTTCAACCCAATCATTGGTGCTATTGCAGATAGGACTGTTTCCAAGTGGGGCAAGTTTCGTCCGTGGATTTTATTTACCGCTGTTCCCTTGGGTGTAATTGCATTGCTTGCATTCAGCACTCCAGATTTTTCTTACAAAGGAAAAGTGATTTATGCAGTTGTTACCTACACGCTGTTATTGTTGTTATATGCAGCAAACAATCTTCCTTACTCTGCTTTAAGTGGTGTGATTACCGGCGACATGAAAGAACGCAACAGCATGTCGGCCTATCGTTTTGTAGCGGTAATGTTTGCACAGTTTTTTGTGCAGGTATTTATGCTGCCCATTATTGTTGCTGCAGGTGGTGGTGATAAAGCAGTTGGTATTGAAAAAGTAATGACCTGGTTAGCCATTATTGGAACAGTAATGTTACTAATCACCTTCTTTACAACAAGGGAACGTATTGTACCAAAGCCGGAACAGAAATCTAGTTTAAAAGAAGACCTGGCAGACTTGTTTAAAAACAGGCCTTGGGTAATTATGTTGGTGTTGACCATCCTTGTGTTTATTACGCTTGCAATGAAAGGCGGTTCCTATGTTTACTATTTTAAGAATTATGTAGATAAAGAAAGGTTAACCGAATTTATTACTCCTATCCTAAACGGGTTTTCGAATGTTGGTATCAACTTTTTTGGTGAAGATCCTGTGTCAGCAGGTTTTGGTTTGTTTAATGCCGGCGGAATTATTTTCATGATTGTTGGCATTGGTTTTTCCAAACGTCTTGCAGATAAATATGGCAAACGGGATGTGTTTGGAGTAGCCCTGGTTATTTCAACGCTGTTTATCTTTCTATTTTATTTCTTTTCGGCAACCTCAGTTGAGCTGATGTTTGGTTCACAAATTTTGCATGGCTTTTTCTATGGCATCACGATTCCATTATTATGGGCCATGATCGCTGATGTGGCCGATTACAGCGAATGGAAGAATAACAGACGTGCAACTGCGATCATTTTCTCAGCCATGATGGTTGGATTGAAAACAGGATTAAGTGTTGGTAATGCTTTATTGACATGGATATTAGGTCTCTTCAACTATGCTGCCAATAGTGAAACCGCACAAACAGCAACCGCAATAGAGGGTACAAAATTGTTAGTGAGTGTATTCCCTTCTATTCCCTTTTTACTAGGAGCCGGCTTGTTGTTCTTCTATGAGATCAACAAGAAAATGGAAACACAAATTGAAAACGATTTGAAAATACGACGAGCTTAA